One Prodigiosinella aquatilis DNA window includes the following coding sequences:
- a CDS encoding thioredoxin family protein — MKDIKVLGTGCANCKNTIALIEEIAKAQGVDITLEKVEAIQDIMSYGIMSTPGVVIDGEVVHAGGVPSRDAIKKWLMF, encoded by the coding sequence ATGAAAGATATCAAAGTATTGGGAACAGGGTGTGCCAACTGTAAAAATACTATTGCGTTAATCGAAGAGATCGCCAAAGCGCAGGGTGTTGATATTACGCTGGAAAAGGTTGAGGCAATTCAGGATATTATGAGTTATGGCATTATGAGTACGCCGGGTGTGGTCATTGATGGTGAGGTGGTCCATGCCGGTGGCGTTCCGAGCCGTGACGCCATTAAGAAATGGCTGATGTTTTGA
- a CDS encoding AraC family transcriptional regulator, producing MAAMICQLAPHEGHTRTLLDGVRLMRADGPLGRTPVLYEPSIIIVCQGHKRGYLADRVYHYDPLHYLVLSVPLPFSSETDASPTEPLLAVSISLDMTAVADLAMAVDHHASTASGTPVGIVSTPLDDTLSDTTVRLLKVLFSPLEARVLGPGIVRELIFRVLLGQQGGAIRAALACHGNFGRIARTLRRIHLDYARPLDVASLAREAGLSAPAFHAHFKAVAATSPIQYIKSVRLHQARLMMIRDNVTAAGAAARVGYESASQFNREFKRLFGRSPGEEARKMRTAFALMEPAQLEAATSTH from the coding sequence ATGGCTGCTATGATTTGCCAACTTGCCCCGCACGAAGGCCATACGCGTACGCTGCTTGATGGCGTTCGTCTGATGCGTGCAGACGGACCGTTGGGTCGCACGCCCGTACTCTACGAGCCGAGCATTATTATCGTCTGTCAGGGACACAAACGTGGCTACCTGGCCGACAGGGTTTACCACTATGACCCTTTGCACTACCTGGTGCTGTCAGTACCTCTGCCATTCTCAAGCGAGACCGATGCCAGTCCGACAGAACCTTTGCTTGCTGTGTCCATTAGTCTGGATATGACAGCTGTGGCAGACCTGGCTATGGCTGTCGATCACCATGCCAGTACTGCGTCAGGCACACCCGTCGGCATTGTCTCCACACCACTTGACGACACGCTGTCAGATACGACAGTTCGTCTTCTGAAGGTATTGTTTTCACCGCTTGAAGCCCGGGTTCTGGGGCCGGGGATTGTACGCGAGCTGATTTTTCGTGTTCTGCTGGGTCAACAAGGCGGAGCCATTCGTGCTGCGCTGGCCTGTCATGGCAACTTTGGACGTATCGCGCGTACGTTACGGCGTATCCACCTCGATTACGCCCGGCCACTGGATGTGGCTTCACTGGCGCGCGAAGCTGGCCTGAGCGCTCCGGCTTTTCATGCGCATTTCAAAGCCGTAGCGGCGACTTCTCCTATTCAGTACATCAAGTCAGTGCGTCTTCACCAGGCGCGACTGATGATGATCCGGGACAACGTTACTGCTGCAGGGGCAGCGGCTCGGGTCGGCTACGAAAGTGCATCGCAGTTCAACCGGGAGTTCAAACGACTGTTTGGTCGCAGCCCCGGAGAGGAGGCGCGTAAAATGCGCACAGCATTCGCACTTATGGAGCCTGCGCAACTCGAAGCAGCGACGTCGACACACTAA
- a CDS encoding sigma-70 family RNA polymerase sigma factor, whose amino-acid sequence MAFECVLNAWQTHEKELLGFLYRHLGEHSLAEDLLQDVFIKAMKQGSHFCSLDNPRAWLFRVARTTLIDHTRLTKPDVVLTEDLSISDAQERDAIDELDICISRNLPHLPTEDRFILEACHLHGLTVSAFAEREGLSLPAAKSRLLRARRRLRDALVQYCQVQFDEQGRVCCHIPKKIEK is encoded by the coding sequence ATGGCATTCGAATGTGTTCTCAATGCCTGGCAGACCCATGAAAAGGAGTTGTTGGGTTTTCTATACCGCCATCTTGGTGAGCATTCGTTAGCTGAAGATTTGCTTCAGGATGTCTTCATCAAAGCGATGAAGCAGGGAAGCCATTTTTGTTCGCTGGATAACCCCAGAGCCTGGCTTTTCCGGGTAGCCCGTACAACACTGATTGACCATACGCGGTTGACCAAACCCGATGTGGTACTGACTGAAGATTTATCGATATCGGACGCACAGGAGCGTGATGCCATTGATGAGCTGGATATCTGCATCAGCCGCAATCTGCCGCATCTACCCACGGAAGATAGATTTATCCTCGAAGCCTGTCATCTCCATGGCCTGACGGTTTCCGCCTTTGCTGAGCGGGAGGGACTTTCACTCCCGGCGGCCAAATCGCGTCTGCTACGCGCTCGCCGGCGATTACGCGATGCGTTGGTTCAATATTGCCAGGTGCAATTCGACGAGCAGGGCAGAGTGTGCTGCCATATCCCTAAAAAAATAGAAAAATAG
- a CDS encoding permease, whose translation MSEPMLRWSQRSPRVFLMVMVVVWYGLYQMLAPLAEALVAQLPVTTDSHLGGALQFFFYDTPKVLLLLTGIVFVMGMINSYFTPERTRAILAGRHEGIANVMAASLGIVTPFCSCSAVPLFIGFVQAGVPLGVTFSFLIAAPMVNEVALTLLFGLFGWEIALLYLGLGLVVAIVAGWCIGHLKMEAYLEDWVREMPKMTAQYSGQKLSLSERIAVGMQSVREIVGKVWPYILVGIAIGAGIHGYVPEDFMASVMGKEAWWSVPLAVLIGVPMYTNAAGVIPIVQALLTKGAALGTVLAFMMSVIALSLPEMVILRKVLKVRLIITFIAIVASGILLVGYIFNWVL comes from the coding sequence ATGTCAGAACCCATGTTGCGGTGGTCACAGCGTAGCCCGCGCGTGTTTCTTATGGTAATGGTTGTTGTCTGGTATGGGTTGTATCAGATGCTGGCACCATTGGCGGAGGCACTGGTTGCCCAGCTGCCGGTGACGACTGATAGCCATCTTGGCGGCGCATTGCAATTCTTCTTTTATGACACGCCCAAAGTGCTGTTGTTGTTGACGGGTATTGTATTCGTGATGGGCATGATCAACAGCTATTTCACGCCTGAACGTACTCGCGCCATACTGGCAGGACGACATGAGGGGATCGCCAATGTGATGGCGGCCAGCCTGGGGATTGTGACGCCATTCTGTTCATGCTCTGCTGTCCCGCTGTTTATCGGTTTTGTTCAGGCTGGCGTCCCGCTTGGCGTCACGTTCTCATTCCTGATTGCTGCACCGATGGTTAACGAAGTGGCGTTAACATTGCTGTTTGGTCTGTTCGGTTGGGAAATCGCCTTGCTTTACCTCGGACTGGGACTTGTTGTCGCCATCGTCGCTGGCTGGTGTATCGGCCATTTGAAGATGGAGGCATACCTGGAAGATTGGGTGCGCGAGATGCCCAAAATGACAGCGCAATATAGCGGACAGAAGTTGAGCTTATCCGAGCGTATTGCCGTTGGCATGCAAAGTGTACGTGAGATTGTCGGCAAGGTCTGGCCTTATATTCTGGTCGGTATCGCCATTGGCGCGGGTATTCATGGTTATGTGCCGGAAGATTTTATGGCTTCGGTCATGGGTAAAGAGGCGTGGTGGTCGGTGCCGCTGGCCGTTTTGATCGGTGTGCCCATGTACACCAATGCCGCTGGTGTGATCCCCATCGTACAGGCTCTCCTGACTAAAGGTGCCGCGCTCGGTACGGTGCTGGCCTTCATGATGAGTGTGATTGCGTTATCACTGCCGGAAATGGTGATTTTGCGCAAAGTGCTGAAGGTGCGCCTGATCATCACATTTATCGCTATTGTGGCCAGCGGCATTCTGCTGGTTGGTTATATTTTCAATTGGGTTCTGTAA
- a CDS encoding flavin reductase family protein, which produces MHESLPAEKAYRILESGPVILVSTRGTDGRANLMTVGFHMMMLHDPPLVGVIIAPWDYSHQALSDTRECVLAVPTVELTEKVVEIGNCSGETEDKFARFGLTPVPAQWVNAPLVRECWANLECKVVDDSWMRRYDLWVLEVKRIWLDSSRQDVRLVHHQGDGCFSVDGETIDLRDRMVKWRDLMD; this is translated from the coding sequence ATGCATGAAAGCCTGCCTGCGGAAAAAGCGTATCGTATTCTTGAGTCCGGCCCTGTTATTCTGGTGTCCACTAGGGGGACAGATGGCCGTGCTAATCTGATGACCGTAGGTTTTCACATGATGATGCTACATGACCCACCGCTGGTCGGTGTGATTATCGCCCCCTGGGACTACAGTCATCAGGCATTGTCAGATACGAGGGAATGCGTGCTGGCTGTCCCGACAGTAGAACTCACGGAGAAAGTCGTGGAAATCGGCAATTGTTCGGGAGAAACAGAGGACAAATTTGCACGTTTCGGTCTGACGCCTGTCCCTGCCCAATGGGTCAATGCGCCTCTGGTACGTGAATGCTGGGCCAACCTTGAGTGCAAAGTGGTGGACGATAGCTGGATGCGGCGCTATGACCTGTGGGTTCTGGAAGTTAAGCGGATATGGCTCGATAGCTCGCGGCAGGATGTGCGACTGGTCCATCATCAGGGTGACGGCTGTTTTAGTGTGGATGGTGAGACGATAGACCTCAGAGACAGAATGGTGAAATGGCGCGATCTGATGGATTGA
- a CDS encoding SDR family NAD(P)-dependent oxidoreductase, producing the protein MKAVVSEKAKVVILTGASSGIGEATARHLSRLGHHLFIGARRLERLTALEAELRAKGGNIDAMALDVTRPEDLQRIVASGAGNRLCHRTTLWRGYQRTYSPSYGQSSLTVNVFSSIRSVHVRTKRFFHVHVFCWPCCYRHRCRQRYRPGDRRTVASPGSTHRRGWPGR; encoded by the coding sequence ATGAAAGCAGTGGTATCTGAAAAGGCTAAGGTGGTCATTCTTACCGGAGCAAGTAGTGGTATAGGTGAGGCCACAGCCCGTCATCTTTCCCGGCTGGGGCACCATCTATTTATCGGAGCCAGACGTCTGGAAAGACTGACAGCATTGGAGGCAGAGTTGCGGGCAAAGGGGGGCAATATTGATGCCATGGCACTTGACGTCACGCGACCAGAAGATTTGCAACGCATCGTAGCCAGTGGCGCAGGCAATCGCTTATGCCATCGAACAACCCTCTGGCGTGGATATCAGCGAACTTATAGTCCGTCCTACGGCCAGTCCTCATTAACCGTAAACGTGTTTTCATCTATCAGGAGTGTTCATGTCAGAACCAAGCGCTTTTTCCATGTCCATGTCTTTTGCTGGCCATGTTGCTATCGTCACCGGTGCCGCCAGCGGTATCGGCCTGGCGACCGTCGAACTGTTGCATCGCCAGGGAGCACACATCGTCGCGGTTGGCCGGGGAGATAA
- a CDS encoding SDR family oxidoreductase, producing the protein MQLIFQQQESPSMQQQTSPAKVWFITGAARGIGLSLARQLLARGDIVAATSRTRASLRQALGNDNAQLLALEVDLVNEASVQKAINETITTFGRIDCAVNNAGYGQQGTIEALTDNELRRNFDVNVFAPLHVLRHVLPHMRARRGGHIFNVASIVGFQGGYAGWGSYVASKFALAGLTETLAAELAELNIRATVVYPGPVRTGFLSKDTLVVAQRTIADYTEAKASLDLHLNGLDGKQAGNPDKVSSLILQAASADEPPVHLFAGKIANTLAEQKMQVVSKDLEVWRCASDATDFNE; encoded by the coding sequence ATGCAACTTATTTTTCAACAACAGGAGTCTCCATCAATGCAACAACAAACCTCACCTGCAAAAGTCTGGTTTATCACCGGTGCCGCTCGTGGTATTGGCCTTTCGCTGGCGCGTCAGCTGCTGGCTCGTGGCGATATCGTTGCTGCAACGTCCCGTACCAGAGCCAGTCTGCGTCAAGCGCTTGGTAACGACAATGCGCAGTTGCTGGCGCTGGAGGTGGATTTAGTGAACGAAGCGAGCGTTCAAAAAGCCATCAATGAGACTATTACCACTTTCGGCCGCATAGACTGCGCGGTAAACAACGCAGGTTACGGTCAGCAGGGCACTATCGAAGCATTGACCGATAACGAATTGCGTCGCAATTTCGATGTTAATGTGTTCGCTCCCCTGCACGTGCTGCGCCATGTACTGCCGCATATGCGCGCGCGGCGCGGCGGACATATATTCAACGTGGCGTCGATCGTGGGCTTTCAGGGCGGTTACGCAGGCTGGGGCAGTTATGTTGCCAGCAAATTCGCGCTGGCCGGTCTGACCGAAACACTGGCTGCTGAACTGGCCGAGCTGAACATCAGGGCCACGGTGGTTTATCCGGGACCGGTGCGCACCGGGTTCCTGTCGAAGGACACGCTGGTCGTGGCCCAACGCACAATCGCCGACTATACCGAAGCTAAGGCCTCGCTTGACCTCCATCTGAACGGTCTGGACGGCAAACAGGCTGGCAATCCTGATAAAGTATCCTCTCTGATATTGCAGGCGGCCAGCGCTGACGAACCACCAGTGCATCTTTTCGCAGGTAAGATTGCCAACACGCTTGCGGAGCAAAAAATGCAGGTTGTGAGTAAGGACCTTGAGGTCTGGCGGTGTGCGTCAGACGCCACGGATTTTAATGAGTAA
- the mnmE gene encoding tRNA uridine-5-carboxymethylaminomethyl(34) synthesis GTPase MnmE has product MSHSDTIVAQATPPGRGGVGILRVSGSAAATIAQAVLGKLPKPRYADYLPFNDAAGNVLDQGIAIWFPGPHSFTGEDVLELQGHGGPVILDLLLKRILMLPGVRIARPGEFSERAFLNDKLDLAQAEAIADLIDASSEQAARSALNSLQGAFSARIHQLVEALTQLRIYVEAAIDFPDEEIDFLSDGKIEAQLNGVIADLDAVRVEAHQGSLLREGMKVVIAGRPNAGKSSLLNALAGREAAIVTAIAGTTRDVLREHIHIDGMPLHIIDTAGLRESSDEVERIGIERAWQEIEQADRVLFMVDGTTTDAVEPADIWPEFMARLPTTLPITVVRNKADITGEPLGIEDVNTHSLIRLSARTGEGIDTLREHLKQSMGFTSNTEGGFLARRRHLQALELAAQHLQEGKEQLVSAYAGELLAEELRLAQQALSEITGEFTSDDLLGRIFSSFCIGK; this is encoded by the coding sequence ATGAGTCACTCCGACACCATCGTCGCCCAAGCCACGCCACCGGGACGCGGGGGGGTGGGTATTCTGCGTGTTTCAGGCTCGGCGGCGGCGACCATAGCACAAGCAGTGCTGGGTAAATTACCCAAACCACGTTATGCCGACTATCTGCCCTTCAATGACGCTGCTGGCAACGTGCTCGATCAGGGCATTGCCATCTGGTTCCCTGGCCCACACTCTTTCACCGGTGAAGACGTGCTGGAACTGCAGGGACACGGCGGCCCGGTTATTCTCGATTTGCTATTAAAACGGATTCTGATGCTACCCGGTGTACGTATCGCCCGCCCCGGTGAATTCTCAGAACGTGCCTTTCTGAATGACAAACTGGATCTGGCCCAGGCTGAGGCTATCGCCGATCTGATCGATGCCAGCTCAGAGCAAGCCGCTCGTTCGGCACTCAATTCATTACAAGGTGCATTTTCTGCCCGTATCCACCAATTGGTCGAAGCCCTGACACAACTACGCATTTACGTGGAAGCCGCTATTGATTTCCCCGATGAGGAGATCGATTTCCTTTCCGATGGCAAAATAGAAGCGCAGCTTAACGGCGTCATCGCCGATCTGGACGCGGTACGGGTTGAAGCGCATCAGGGAAGTCTGCTGCGTGAAGGAATGAAAGTGGTCATTGCCGGGCGACCCAACGCCGGTAAATCCAGCCTGCTAAACGCGCTGGCCGGACGGGAAGCCGCAATTGTCACAGCTATCGCCGGCACCACCCGCGATGTGCTGCGCGAGCACATTCACATCGACGGTATGCCACTGCATATCATTGACACCGCGGGGTTACGTGAGTCCAGCGACGAGGTAGAACGTATTGGTATTGAACGTGCCTGGCAGGAAATTGAACAGGCAGACCGAGTGTTATTTATGGTGGACGGCACCACCACCGACGCAGTGGAACCCGCCGATATCTGGCCGGAATTTATGGCCCGCTTACCCACCACGCTACCGATCACAGTAGTTCGGAACAAGGCGGATATCACCGGAGAACCATTAGGTATCGAGGATGTGAATACTCACTCACTTATTCGACTTTCGGCGCGTACCGGTGAAGGTATTGATACCTTACGTGAGCATCTCAAACAGAGCATGGGCTTTACCAGCAATACCGAGGGCGGATTCCTGGCCCGTCGCCGTCATTTGCAAGCACTGGAACTGGCAGCCCAACATCTACAGGAAGGTAAAGAACAACTAGTGAGTGCTTACGCGGGGGAACTGCTGGCGGAAGAATTGCGACTGGCTCAACAGGCACTAAGCGAAATTACCGGGGAATTTACCTCTGATGACCTGCTAGGCAGAATTTTTTCCAGCTTCTGTATAGGCAAGTAG
- a CDS encoding YciI family protein, with protein MESAKHGLDDRTKLNASFFNYFDQITASKASGNKSNLAGSVPRPLNGPHREDRICPRFWGQSKLLSGPLNNTQLRAGFLIFRAETLDEVQAMISAAPFAREGLIAQLDIQQWDPLFGQIDRYSSHNTASKLQDLID; from the coding sequence ATGGAATCTGCCAAACATGGCTTAGATGACCGCACCAAACTCAATGCCAGTTTCTTCAACTACTTCGACCAGATAACAGCGAGTAAAGCATCCGGTAACAAATCCAATTTGGCGGGGTCAGTCCCGAGGCCTTTGAACGGGCCTCATCGTGAGGACAGGATATGTCCACGGTTTTGGGGGCAGTCCAAACTACTATCCGGCCCACTAAATAATACGCAGCTGCGGGCGGGATTTCTTATTTTCAGGGCTGAGACGCTGGATGAAGTCCAGGCAATGATCAGTGCGGCCCCTTTTGCACGTGAAGGTCTTATCGCGCAACTTGATATCCAACAATGGGACCCGCTGTTTGGTCAGATTGACAGGTACTCAAGCCACAATACAGCCAGTAAATTGCAGGATTTAATTGACTGA
- a CDS encoding NIPSNAP family protein, whose product MYQLRIYKVNLEKREAFHDRFKNHAMRIMKKYAFSIVAMWETVTESDMEFIYILDWPNVETMEHQWKAFLADQEWIDIKKKMDLDIGEPVIQATGRVLTPIEYSPLSTIQVP is encoded by the coding sequence ATGTATCAGCTGAGGATTTACAAAGTTAATCTTGAAAAGCGTGAGGCGTTTCACGATAGGTTTAAAAATCATGCTATGCGTATTATGAAAAAATATGCGTTTAGTATTGTTGCAATGTGGGAAACCGTTACTGAATCCGATATGGAGTTTATCTATATTCTGGATTGGCCTAATGTTGAGACGATGGAACATCAATGGAAAGCATTTCTTGCAGATCAAGAGTGGATAGATATTAAGAAAAAGATGGATCTTGATATTGGAGAACCAGTTATTCAAGCAACGGGTCGTGTTCTAACCCCTATCGAATATTCACCTCTATCCACAATACAGGTGCCATAG
- the yidC gene encoding membrane protein insertase YidC: MDSQRNLFVIALLFVTFMIWQAWETDKNPPANAQTTQQTTNSTVGDTANQGVPASSQGKLITVQTDVLSLTINTRGGDIEQADLLSYSAKLGSQQPFRLLETTPTFVYQAQSGLTGRNGPDNPANGERPLYSTTQDHFQLANGQNEIRIPLTYTDANDVSYTKTFVLKRGDYALKVEYNVNNRSAKPLELTLFGQLKQSIDLPSDRATGSHNFALHTYRGAAFSSSEDKYRKYSFSDMKDNLNVTTPGGWVAMLQQYFATAWVPSTTGNNTFYTANLGNGLAAIGFKAAPVVVQPDSQQALSSTLWVGPEIQDKMAAIAPHLDLTVDYGWLWFISQPLFKLLKFLHGFIGNWGFSIIAITFIVRGIMYPLTRAQYTSMAKMRMLQPKLAAMRERIGDDKQRMSQEMMALYKAEKVNPLGGCFPLVIQMPIFLALYYMLMGSVELRHAPFALWIHDLSAQDPYYVLPVLMGLTMFFIQKMSPTTVTDPMQQKIMTYMPVIFTVFFLWFPSGLVLYYIVSNLVTIAQQQLIYRGLEKRGLHSREKKK, from the coding sequence ATGGATTCGCAACGCAATCTTTTTGTCATCGCTCTGCTATTCGTAACGTTCATGATCTGGCAGGCTTGGGAAACGGATAAAAATCCGCCGGCCAACGCTCAGACCACACAACAGACGACGAATAGCACTGTGGGTGATACTGCTAACCAGGGCGTACCAGCCAGCAGTCAGGGTAAACTGATTACAGTACAGACCGACGTGCTGTCACTGACCATCAATACGCGTGGCGGTGATATTGAACAGGCCGACCTGCTGTCTTACTCAGCGAAACTGGGTTCACAACAGCCGTTCAGATTACTGGAAACCACACCAACCTTTGTTTATCAGGCTCAAAGTGGTTTAACCGGTAGAAACGGTCCGGACAACCCGGCTAATGGCGAGCGTCCGCTGTATAGCACGACGCAGGATCATTTCCAGCTGGCAAACGGACAGAACGAAATTCGTATTCCGTTAACTTATACCGATGCCAATGATGTCAGTTACACCAAAACGTTCGTGCTGAAGCGTGGTGATTACGCGCTGAAAGTTGAGTACAACGTTAACAACCGCAGTGCCAAACCACTGGAACTGACGTTGTTCGGCCAGTTGAAGCAGTCGATTGACCTGCCGTCAGACCGTGCCACTGGTAGCCATAATTTCGCTCTGCATACCTACCGTGGCGCTGCATTCTCTTCCAGCGAAGACAAGTACCGCAAGTACAGCTTCAGCGATATGAAGGACAACCTGAACGTCACCACGCCGGGCGGCTGGGTAGCCATGTTGCAGCAATACTTTGCAACCGCCTGGGTTCCCTCAACCACAGGTAACAACACCTTCTACACCGCCAATCTGGGTAATGGTCTGGCCGCTATCGGCTTTAAAGCCGCCCCGGTAGTCGTTCAACCAGACAGTCAGCAGGCACTTAGCTCAACATTGTGGGTCGGCCCGGAAATTCAGGACAAAATGGCGGCGATTGCTCCCCATCTGGATTTGACCGTGGATTACGGCTGGTTGTGGTTCATTTCTCAGCCACTGTTCAAACTGCTGAAATTCCTGCACGGTTTTATCGGTAACTGGGGCTTCTCCATTATCGCTATCACCTTTATCGTTCGCGGCATCATGTATCCGCTAACCCGCGCGCAGTACACCTCTATGGCGAAAATGCGCATGCTGCAGCCGAAACTGGCGGCCATGCGTGAGCGTATCGGTGACGACAAACAGCGCATGAGTCAGGAAATGATGGCGCTGTACAAGGCGGAGAAAGTGAACCCGTTGGGTGGTTGCTTCCCGCTGGTCATCCAGATGCCTATCTTCCTGGCGCTGTATTACATGCTGATGGGATCAGTGGAACTGCGTCATGCACCATTCGCTCTGTGGATCCACGATCTTTCGGCGCAAGACCCATACTACGTGCTACCGGTCCTGATGGGGCTGACGATGTTCTTCATTCAGAAGATGTCGCCGACCACCGTTACCGACCCGATGCAGCAGAAGATAATGACCTACATGCCGGTTATCTTTACCGTCTTCTTCCTGTGGTTCCCGTCAGGTCTGGTGCTGTACTATATCGTCAGCAACCTGGTGACCATTGCTCAACAGCAACTGATTTACCGTGGGCTGGAAAAGCGGGGTTTACACAGCCGTGAGAAGAAAAAATAA
- a CDS encoding SDR family oxidoreductase, translated as MSFAGHVAIVTGAASGIGLATVELLHRQGAHIVAVGRGDNVNTLAREGIIPVVADVTQEASAELAVQTAIDQFGRLDILINNAGIIINQPVAAMTLTEWNQVMAVNATGAFLFSREAMRPMMAAKSGAIVNIGSYACYQSFPGIAAYAASKGALAQLTRTLALEAIDHGIRVNAVGSGDAVTNITNTLQPDGQAYLAEHGRKAPIGRAAHPNEIAEVAAFLASDRASYIVGAVVMADGGMSVAIQ; from the coding sequence ATGTCTTTTGCTGGCCATGTTGCTATCGTCACCGGTGCCGCCAGCGGTATCGGCCTGGCGACCGTCGAACTGTTGCATCGCCAGGGAGCACACATCGTCGCGGTTGGCCGGGGAGATAACGTCAATACGCTTGCGCGCGAAGGCATCATTCCTGTCGTAGCCGACGTGACGCAGGAAGCCAGTGCAGAGCTGGCGGTCCAGACTGCAATAGACCAGTTTGGTCGTCTCGACATCCTAATCAACAACGCTGGCATCATCATCAACCAGCCGGTGGCAGCAATGACTCTCACGGAGTGGAATCAGGTAATGGCTGTTAATGCAACGGGCGCATTCCTTTTCTCAAGGGAAGCCATGCGCCCAATGATGGCGGCAAAATCAGGTGCAATCGTTAATATTGGTTCCTACGCCTGTTATCAGTCCTTTCCCGGTATCGCCGCCTATGCAGCATCCAAGGGGGCGCTGGCGCAGTTAACTCGCACACTCGCGCTGGAAGCTATCGATCACGGTATTCGTGTTAATGCCGTCGGCTCCGGAGATGCTGTGACAAACATTACGAATACACTCCAGCCCGATGGGCAGGCATATCTGGCAGAGCACGGTCGTAAAGCGCCTATTGGTCGCGCAGCCCATCCTAATGAAATCGCAGAGGTAGCGGCCTTCCTGGCGTCAGACAGAGCCAGTTACATTGTTGGTGCGGTGGTTATGGCCGACGGTGGCATGAGTGTCGCCATCCAGTAA